In a genomic window of Aggregatimonas sangjinii:
- the ftsY gene encoding signal recognition particle-docking protein FtsY codes for MSLFKNIFSSKKKETLDKGLEKSNTSFFEKLGKAVAGKSKVDDDVLDNLEEVLVSSDVGVDTTLKIINRIEARVAKDKYLGTDELNTILREEIAGLLSETNLGEGTEIRVPEGIKPYVIMVVGVNGAGKTTTIGKLAHQFKKQGYKVVLGAADTFRAAAIDQLQVWADRVDVPIIKQNMGSDPASVAFDTLSSAVSQDADIVIIDTAGRLHNKVNLMNELTKVKRVMQKVVEGTPHDVMLVLDGSTGQNAFEQAKQFTKATEVTSLAVTKLDGTAKGGVVIGISDQFQIPVKYIGVGEGVEDLQVFNKYEFVDSFFSLKN; via the coding sequence ATGAGTTTATTCAAGAATATATTTTCGTCAAAGAAAAAAGAGACCTTGGACAAGGGTCTGGAGAAATCGAACACTAGTTTTTTCGAAAAATTGGGCAAAGCCGTAGCTGGTAAGTCAAAGGTAGACGACGATGTTCTCGATAATCTGGAAGAGGTTTTGGTATCATCCGACGTGGGGGTCGATACGACCTTAAAGATAATCAATCGAATAGAAGCAAGGGTCGCCAAGGACAAATACCTCGGTACGGACGAATTGAATACCATTTTAAGGGAAGAGATTGCTGGATTGCTTTCCGAAACCAATTTAGGCGAAGGCACCGAAATACGAGTTCCCGAGGGAATAAAACCTTACGTCATTATGGTCGTCGGGGTAAACGGGGCAGGCAAGACCACTACTATCGGCAAGTTGGCCCATCAATTTAAAAAACAGGGCTATAAAGTGGTTTTAGGGGCCGCAGATACTTTTCGTGCAGCCGCCATAGACCAGTTACAAGTTTGGGCCGATCGCGTAGACGTACCTATCATAAAGCAAAATATGGGCAGCGATCCCGCCTCTGTGGCGTTCGATACATTGAGTTCCGCAGTTTCACAGGATGCCGATATAGTGATTATAGATACCGCAGGCCGTTTGCACAACAAGGTCAACCTGATGAACGAGTTGACTAAGGTGAAGCGGGTCATGCAAAAAGTGGTCGAGGGCACCCCGCACGATGTGATGCTTGTCTTAGATGGTTCTACTGGCCAAAATGCCTTTGAACAGGCAAAGCAGTTTACCAAAGCTACAGAGGTAACGTCCTTGGCCGTCACTAAATTAGACGGTACCGCAAAAGGGGGCGTGGTCATTGGCATATCGGATCAGTTCCAGATTCCGGTAAAATATATCGGTGTGGGCGAGGGGGTAGAAGACCTTCAGGTATTCAATAAATATGAATTCGTCGATTCTTTCTTTAGCCTTAAGAATTGA
- a CDS encoding DUF2911 domain-containing protein, which produces MRRSVFIASFFIAHFLIAQINHPKASPSSRVEQEVGLSKITIDYSRPAVKGRKIFGDLVPYGRIWRVGANESTKFTVDSEVKIIGNTLSKGTYALYAFPENGDWEIAFHSNIAHWGDGRNAYNPEEDVFRIKVTPERIPFHQENFLISFDSLTHNSVTMQWLWDRTKISIPIRFDTDGLMREEIQKQLQDNPTAQTYYEAARYLQEQGKQYDTALAYLNKAIELGGDTYYFHRVKSMVEAALGDYVRAISSAEKSLALADAQDKDEFVRMNQKNIELWTARLETQHK; this is translated from the coding sequence TTGAGAAGGTCAGTCTTCATAGCGTCCTTTTTTATCGCTCATTTCCTTATAGCACAAATCAATCATCCGAAAGCGAGTCCATCATCAAGGGTTGAACAAGAGGTAGGTCTTTCCAAAATTACCATCGATTATTCACGACCCGCGGTCAAGGGCCGAAAAATTTTCGGAGACCTTGTACCCTATGGTCGTATTTGGAGGGTAGGGGCCAATGAATCCACAAAGTTCACAGTCGATTCAGAGGTAAAGATTATAGGAAATACACTTTCCAAAGGAACCTATGCTTTGTATGCCTTTCCCGAAAATGGTGATTGGGAGATTGCTTTTCATTCCAATATAGCCCATTGGGGCGATGGTCGAAACGCCTATAACCCGGAGGAAGATGTTTTTCGCATCAAAGTAACACCAGAGCGAATCCCGTTTCATCAAGAAAATTTTTTGATTTCTTTTGACAGTTTGACCCATAATTCGGTGACCATGCAATGGCTATGGGACCGCACCAAAATCAGTATTCCCATACGTTTCGATACGGACGGCTTGATGCGGGAAGAAATTCAGAAGCAACTTCAAGACAATCCTACCGCGCAAACCTATTATGAGGCTGCCCGCTACCTACAAGAACAGGGCAAGCAGTATGATACAGCATTGGCCTACCTGAACAAAGCAATAGAACTAGGCGGGGATACCTATTACTTTCATAGGGTGAAGTCTATGGTCGAAGCGGCTTTGGGCGACTATGTCAGGGCCATAAGTTCTGCGGAAAAATCGTTAGCGCTTGCCGACGCCCAGGACAAGGATGAATTTGTTCGGATGAACCAGAAAAACATTGAACTATGGACAGCTCGATTAGAAACCCAGCACAAGTGA
- a CDS encoding amidase family protein, translating into MDSSIRNPAQVRALITFLCIATLVFSCKTEQKEAKEVVLWTPYNDSAEVAANKDHEIERMQYKLIQSKVLDKNDVFLPLYPEVSKMSEEEYAALKPLILEQDIPTIQSAIASGKLTYEKLVLFYLHRIYAYELSNATTLNTVIALNESVVEEARKLDELQMRPSEKRHPIYGMPILLKDNINTEGMPTTAGAIALLQNEVDDAFIVQGLKQHGALILGKVNLSEWAYFLCSGCPVGYSAVGGQTLNPYGRRIFETGGSSSGSGTSVAANYAVGAVGTETSGSILSPSSQNSVVGLKPTIGLLSRGGIVPISSTLDTPGPMTKNVVDNAILLSAMTGKDGTDQASVTTDKTFYDDLEEVSLRGKRFGAIKGLMEGDSIYKITIEKMREAGAEIIEFTPPEVQMDGFLSILNIDMRNDLPIYIKNNVKNTDEVTIKSIADAVVFNATDSLVRIPYGQTLFEGILADSTSPEGLVEIKNRLEKNGRSFFDTAMNANQLDAVLSINNYHAGYAAVAKYPALTVPMGYKASGEPISLTFIGKQFKEDELLRLGRAFEQLSKTRKLPEDYKD; encoded by the coding sequence ATGGACAGCTCGATTAGAAACCCAGCACAAGTGAGAGCCCTTATTACCTTCTTATGTATCGCAACGCTCGTTTTTTCTTGTAAAACAGAGCAAAAGGAAGCTAAGGAAGTAGTGTTATGGACACCCTACAACGATTCCGCCGAAGTAGCCGCCAACAAAGACCACGAAATTGAAAGGATGCAGTATAAATTGATTCAGTCGAAGGTCTTGGACAAAAATGACGTTTTCCTCCCCTTGTATCCTGAAGTATCCAAAATGTCGGAGGAGGAGTATGCCGCGCTGAAACCATTGATTTTAGAGCAGGATATTCCAACAATACAGAGCGCTATCGCCAGCGGCAAACTCACCTACGAGAAGCTGGTACTTTTTTACCTCCACCGGATCTACGCTTATGAGTTGAGCAATGCCACCACCTTGAATACAGTTATCGCATTAAACGAATCGGTTGTGGAGGAAGCTCGAAAATTAGATGAACTTCAGATGCGCCCTTCCGAAAAGCGCCATCCTATTTACGGAATGCCCATTCTCCTAAAGGATAACATCAATACGGAAGGGATGCCAACAACAGCGGGCGCCATCGCCCTACTTCAAAATGAAGTGGATGATGCTTTCATTGTCCAGGGCTTAAAACAGCACGGTGCGCTGATTCTTGGTAAAGTGAATCTGAGCGAGTGGGCCTACTTTTTATGTAGCGGATGCCCTGTGGGCTACAGCGCCGTGGGCGGACAGACTCTGAATCCCTATGGACGACGTATTTTTGAGACCGGCGGTTCGAGTTCGGGAAGCGGAACCTCGGTTGCTGCGAATTATGCCGTTGGCGCTGTGGGTACCGAAACGTCCGGTTCTATTCTTTCGCCGAGTAGTCAAAATTCCGTGGTAGGCTTAAAACCTACCATTGGACTATTGAGCAGGGGCGGAATCGTTCCGATTTCCAGTACCTTGGATACCCCGGGGCCGATGACAAAAAATGTCGTGGACAATGCAATTCTTCTTTCAGCAATGACCGGGAAAGACGGAACAGATCAGGCTTCGGTGACGACCGATAAAACTTTCTACGACGATTTGGAGGAGGTTTCCTTGAGGGGAAAGCGCTTTGGCGCTATAAAGGGTCTAATGGAAGGCGATTCCATCTACAAAATTACCATTGAAAAGATGCGTGAGGCTGGAGCCGAGATTATCGAATTTACCCCTCCAGAGGTGCAGATGGATGGTTTTCTAAGTATTCTGAATATCGATATGCGAAATGACCTTCCCATTTATATAAAGAATAATGTAAAAAATACGGATGAGGTTACCATCAAGTCTATTGCCGATGCGGTGGTCTTCAACGCAACCGATTCTTTGGTGCGCATCCCTTACGGTCAAACACTTTTTGAAGGCATTTTGGCCGATTCCACATCGCCGGAAGGTCTGGTTGAAATAAAAAATAGGTTGGAAAAAAACGGACGTTCTTTTTTCGATACGGCTATGAACGCCAATCAGTTGGATGCTGTTTTGTCCATTAATAATTATCATGCAGGTTATGCCGCCGTTGCGAAATATCCCGCATTGACAGTACCCATGGGATACAAGGCCAGTGGTGAACCGATCAGCCTCACTTTTATCGGTAAGCAGTTTAAAGAAGATGAACTATTGCGCTTGGGACGTGCCTTCGAACAACTTTCAAAGACGCGTAAGCTCCCCGAGGACTATAAAGATTGA
- a CDS encoding serine hydrolase domain-containing protein, producing MMKSRIILLLSIIFLGSYGCSENEEAGEEQTQSDPDTEIPTETGEIYFPGTGTSTWETTSLDELGWNSQAETALYQLLDEKNTKAFIILKDGKIAIEKYFGSFTTDSIWYWASAGKTLTSFTVGIAQEQGLLNLNEPSSKYLGEGWTSMTAEEEGEITIRNQLTMTSGLRNNLLIFSCTDPDCLKYEAEPGTRWSYHNGPYTLLQDVIANAADTPFITYFNAQLRDKIGMNGIWIPNGDNNTFYSTARGMARFGLLNLNNGIWNDETILGDASYLTEMKTKSQDLNESYGYLWWLNGQDSHMGTATQEIFSGELLPNAPADTYAGLGKNDQKLYVVPSEGLVIVRLGEDAGENQLGPSSFDNQLWERISALIN from the coding sequence ATGATGAAATCCCGAATCATTTTACTGCTAAGCATCATTTTTCTAGGCAGCTATGGTTGTTCCGAAAATGAGGAAGCAGGTGAAGAGCAAACACAATCGGACCCAGATACCGAGATCCCAACAGAAACTGGGGAGATTTACTTTCCCGGAACGGGAACTTCAACCTGGGAAACCACGAGCTTAGACGAATTGGGATGGAATTCGCAGGCCGAAACGGCCTTGTACCAGTTATTAGACGAAAAAAATACCAAGGCCTTTATCATTCTAAAAGATGGGAAGATCGCGATTGAAAAATACTTTGGGTCGTTTACTACCGATAGCATATGGTATTGGGCTTCCGCGGGAAAAACCCTAACCAGCTTTACCGTAGGTATCGCCCAGGAACAAGGACTCCTAAATTTGAACGAGCCTAGCTCGAAATATCTTGGCGAAGGCTGGACTAGCATGACCGCCGAGGAGGAGGGTGAAATCACCATTCGAAACCAACTTACCATGACTTCGGGACTCAGGAACAATCTTCTGATTTTTTCCTGTACCGACCCCGATTGTTTGAAATATGAGGCCGAACCTGGCACCAGATGGAGTTACCACAACGGCCCCTACACCCTGTTGCAGGATGTTATCGCCAATGCGGCCGATACGCCTTTTATCACCTATTTTAACGCCCAATTACGTGATAAAATAGGAATGAACGGTATATGGATCCCGAATGGAGACAACAATACATTTTATAGTACTGCCAGAGGTATGGCACGTTTCGGACTCTTGAATTTGAACAATGGTATCTGGAACGATGAAACGATTCTTGGTGATGCATCCTATCTAACCGAAATGAAAACCAAGTCGCAGGACCTCAATGAATCGTATGGTTATCTGTGGTGGTTGAACGGACAAGACAGTCATATGGGAACGGCGACCCAAGAGATATTCTCTGGGGAGTTACTGCCGAATGCCCCTGCCGATACCTATGCAGGATTGGGCAAGAACGATCAAAAACTCTATGTCGTTCCTAGTGAAGGTTTGGTCATAGTTCGATTGGGCGAAGATGCTGGCGAAAATCAACTGGGCCCTTCAAGCTTCGATAACCAGCTGTGGGAAAGAATTTCGGCCTTAATCAACTAG
- a CDS encoding hydroxypyruvate isomerase family protein: MKRRNFIGTSAIASVGLLAGNSAKAMNASHKNTNGLKGNINHSVCRWCYDSIPMEDFLKSLNELGVSAMDLTGPEDWPLMKKYNIHASMCWGAGKGILEGWNDPKLHKELIADYLRVIPLVAEAGYTNLICFSGNRNGMNDLVGLQNCVVGLKQILSVAEKHGVVLQMELLNSKVDHKDYMCDNTLWGVELCRRLGSENFKLLYDIYHMQIMEGDIIRNIHDYHQYFGHYHTGGNPGRNEINDSQELNYPAIMKAILATGYKGHVAQEFIPTYPDKIAALREGITICDI; this comes from the coding sequence ATGAAAAGAAGAAATTTTATCGGAACATCCGCAATAGCATCCGTAGGGTTGTTGGCGGGCAATTCAGCTAAGGCCATGAATGCCTCTCACAAGAATACCAACGGACTTAAAGGCAATATCAATCATAGTGTCTGTCGTTGGTGCTATGATTCGATACCCATGGAAGACTTTTTGAAGAGTCTGAACGAATTGGGTGTTTCCGCCATGGATTTAACAGGGCCCGAAGACTGGCCCTTGATGAAAAAATACAACATTCACGCCTCGATGTGCTGGGGTGCCGGTAAAGGGATTTTGGAAGGTTGGAACGACCCGAAACTTCATAAAGAATTGATTGCGGATTATTTGCGGGTAATCCCTTTAGTGGCCGAAGCAGGCTATACCAATCTAATCTGCTTTAGCGGTAACCGCAACGGAATGAATGACCTTGTCGGACTTCAAAACTGCGTGGTCGGGTTAAAACAAATCTTGTCAGTAGCCGAAAAGCATGGTGTCGTTCTTCAAATGGAATTATTGAATTCAAAGGTAGACCACAAAGACTATATGTGCGATAATACGCTTTGGGGTGTAGAGCTATGCAGAAGACTGGGTTCGGAGAACTTCAAATTGCTGTACGACATTTACCATATGCAAATCATGGAAGGTGATATTATTCGCAATATTCACGACTACCACCAATATTTCGGACATTACCATACGGGTGGCAACCCTGGCAGGAATGAAATCAACGATTCCCAGGAATTGAATTATCCCGCCATTATGAAAGCTATTTTGGCAACCGGTTACAAAGGGCATGTTGCGCAGGAATTCATACCTACCTATCCCGATAAGATAGCCGCTCTAAGGGAAGGTATCACCATTTGTGATATTTGA
- a CDS encoding DUF3820 family protein — translation MDLTPDRQKLIELAHYRMPFGKFKGRYLVDLPEPYLIWFKQKGYPEGKLGHLLESMTEIKINGLEPIIRKIQKDFPRRF, via the coding sequence ATGGATTTGACGCCGGATAGACAAAAATTGATCGAGCTTGCCCATTACCGTATGCCCTTCGGGAAGTTCAAAGGGCGGTATTTGGTTGACTTGCCCGAACCCTATCTCATTTGGTTCAAGCAAAAGGGCTACCCCGAGGGAAAATTGGGGCATTTACTCGAATCAATGACCGAAATTAAGATAAACGGATTGGAACCGATCATCCGTAAAATCCAAAAAGATTTTCCTAGGCGATTCTAA
- a CDS encoding CTP synthase, translating to MSQTKYIFVTGGVTSSLGKGIIAASLAKLLQARGYKTTIQKLDPYINVDPGTLNPYEHGECYVTDDGAETDLDLGHYERFLNVNTSQANNVTTGRIYQSVIEKERRGEFLGKTVQVVPHITNEIKERVQLLGNSGEYDIVITEIGGTVGDIESLPYIEAVRQLLWELGDNNGIVIHLTLVPYLSAAGELKTKPTQHSVKTLMESGIKADILVCRTEHHISDDIKDKLALFCNVKREAVIQSIDASTIYDVPVMMQEEGLDTVALRKLALSDDKLPDLNQWNEFLRKHKNPKNEVTIGLIGKYVELQDSYKSILESFIHAGAVNEVKVNVQSIHSEYIDLNNLKHKMKGIDGILVAPGFGERGIEGKIKAVQYARENGIPFLGICLGMQMAVIEYARNVLGLTDANSTEMDEHTEEPVIDLMEAQKSITRKGGTMRLGAWDCELKDGSLVQEAYHGAGTISERHRHRYEFNNAYKQQLVDSGLVTSGINSETGLVEIIELPSHPWFVGVQYHPEYKSTVANPHPLFVGFIKAALNHKKQQTNASMA from the coding sequence ATGTCGCAGACAAAGTATATTTTCGTTACGGGAGGCGTGACTTCATCTCTTGGTAAAGGTATCATCGCCGCATCTCTTGCGAAACTCTTGCAAGCAAGAGGGTATAAGACTACCATTCAAAAACTAGACCCGTACATCAACGTAGATCCGGGTACCTTGAATCCCTACGAACACGGTGAGTGCTATGTAACCGATGATGGTGCGGAAACCGATTTGGACCTTGGTCATTACGAACGTTTTTTGAATGTGAATACCTCGCAGGCGAACAATGTTACTACCGGACGTATCTACCAAAGTGTCATCGAAAAAGAACGTCGTGGCGAGTTTTTGGGAAAAACGGTACAAGTGGTGCCGCACATAACCAACGAAATAAAGGAGCGGGTTCAGCTTCTGGGAAATAGCGGTGAGTACGATATCGTCATAACCGAAATAGGTGGTACAGTGGGCGATATCGAATCTCTACCTTACATCGAGGCGGTGCGACAGTTGCTCTGGGAATTGGGCGATAATAACGGCATTGTTATACACCTGACTTTGGTGCCCTATTTATCGGCTGCCGGTGAGCTAAAGACCAAGCCCACGCAGCATTCCGTAAAAACTTTGATGGAAAGTGGTATCAAGGCCGATATCTTGGTCTGCCGAACGGAGCATCATATCTCCGATGATATCAAGGACAAACTGGCACTATTCTGTAACGTAAAAAGGGAAGCTGTTATTCAATCGATAGACGCTTCAACTATTTACGATGTTCCCGTAATGATGCAGGAAGAAGGTTTGGATACCGTAGCGCTGCGAAAACTGGCGCTTTCGGATGACAAGTTACCTGATTTAAACCAATGGAACGAGTTTCTCCGCAAGCATAAAAATCCGAAAAATGAGGTCACTATAGGACTGATCGGTAAGTACGTTGAATTGCAGGATTCCTATAAATCCATATTGGAGTCCTTTATCCACGCAGGTGCCGTGAATGAAGTTAAAGTTAATGTGCAATCAATTCATTCCGAGTATATTGATTTGAATAATTTAAAGCATAAGATGAAAGGTATTGACGGAATTTTAGTCGCACCCGGCTTTGGTGAAAGAGGCATCGAGGGCAAGATAAAAGCGGTACAATATGCCCGGGAGAACGGAATCCCTTTTCTAGGAATCTGTCTGGGTATGCAAATGGCCGTCATAGAATATGCAAGAAATGTTCTGGGTCTTACGGATGCCAACTCGACCGAAATGGACGAACATACCGAGGAGCCTGTCATTGATTTAATGGAGGCGCAAAAGAGCATCACCCGTAAAGGGGGCACTATGCGTCTTGGGGCTTGGGACTGCGAATTGAAAGACGGTAGCTTGGTGCAAGAAGCGTATCATGGCGCGGGAACCATTTCGGAAAGACACCGCCATCGCTATGAATTCAATAATGCCTATAAGCAGCAATTGGTGGATAGTGGCCTCGTCACCTCGGGCATCAATTCGGAAACGGGCTTGGTCGAAATCATAGAGCTGCCTTCCCACCCTTGGTTCGTGGGCGTACAGTACCATCCCGAATACAAAAGTACCGTGGCCAATCCGCACCCCCTCTTCGTTGGGTTTATAAAGGCGGCCCTGAACCATAAAAAGCAACAAACTAATGCCAGTATGGCATAA
- the yidC gene encoding membrane protein insertase YidC: MEEKKIDINSIIGFVLIFGILIFMFYQNKPTPEQLEAEKAKQEQVEAEKATTESAIEAAPVDDSVAVNLQDSTAVANYKGAIGAFGYTAATEGTTTLENELVVLKVSNKGGQVVEAKMKNFVAYDSVPVYLVKDGNAAFGLDFTTTDNRTLNTKDLYFEPSLSKNGANQVLSMKAKVAANKFLEYRYEMKPDDYLVDFTLRSQGLERIVNSSKPVKLEWKLKGIRHNKSVQYENRYTEIMRNFDDGKVDYLSAGSDDEETDEDVQWISFKQHFFTSILATKKNFEIAELSSKNLVEEESKDVAFTKEFAASIPLAMEGGELSENLNWYYGPADVEVLKQYDEYGLDDTIYFGWGIFGWINRYVFTPFYSLLSGFLPYGIAIIIMTILVRLAMSPVTYKSYLSQAKMKVLKPEITELGEKYKDNAMKKQQETMKLYNKAGVSPMSGCVPALLQMPIFYALFMFFPTSFALRQKSFLWADDLSSYDSIAQLPFEIPFYGDHVSLFPILASIAIFFYMTMTTGQNMPSQPGMPNMKFIMYLMPLMMLFFFNNYASGLSLYYFISNLITIGIMLVIKKFILDDAKIHAQIQENKKKPKKENKFQKKMREMMEQAEAQKKAK; this comes from the coding sequence ATGGAAGAAAAGAAAATCGATATCAATTCCATTATCGGCTTCGTGCTGATATTCGGAATTCTCATATTCATGTTTTATCAAAACAAGCCCACTCCGGAGCAACTGGAGGCCGAGAAGGCAAAGCAGGAGCAAGTAGAGGCGGAGAAGGCTACTACCGAAAGTGCGATTGAAGCTGCGCCTGTTGATGATAGCGTTGCGGTTAACTTGCAGGATTCCACAGCCGTGGCAAATTACAAAGGCGCAATAGGGGCTTTCGGATATACCGCTGCAACCGAGGGTACCACAACTTTGGAAAACGAGCTGGTCGTCCTAAAGGTGAGTAATAAAGGGGGACAGGTGGTTGAGGCGAAGATGAAAAATTTCGTTGCCTATGATTCGGTACCCGTGTATTTGGTAAAGGATGGCAATGCCGCTTTCGGTTTGGATTTTACGACAACCGACAACAGGACCCTCAACACCAAAGACCTTTATTTTGAACCCTCACTAAGTAAAAACGGTGCCAACCAAGTGCTTTCGATGAAGGCTAAGGTGGCGGCCAATAAGTTCTTGGAATACCGCTATGAAATGAAACCGGATGATTATCTAGTTGATTTCACCTTGCGTTCTCAAGGTTTAGAAAGGATTGTAAATTCTTCTAAACCAGTAAAATTAGAGTGGAAACTTAAAGGAATACGTCACAACAAGAGTGTACAGTATGAAAATCGGTATACCGAGATCATGCGAAATTTCGACGATGGAAAGGTCGACTATCTTTCCGCTGGTAGTGATGATGAGGAAACCGATGAAGATGTACAATGGATATCGTTCAAGCAGCATTTCTTCACCTCGATTCTGGCCACCAAAAAGAATTTTGAAATTGCCGAATTAAGTTCCAAGAATTTGGTGGAAGAGGAAAGTAAAGATGTTGCCTTCACGAAAGAATTTGCGGCCTCGATTCCCCTAGCGATGGAGGGTGGCGAATTGTCGGAAAATTTGAATTGGTACTATGGTCCTGCGGATGTTGAGGTATTGAAGCAATACGATGAGTATGGCTTGGACGATACCATCTATTTCGGCTGGGGTATTTTCGGATGGATCAACCGCTATGTCTTTACGCCTTTTTACTCGCTTTTAAGTGGCTTTTTACCTTATGGCATAGCCATTATCATTATGACAATTCTTGTACGTTTGGCCATGTCGCCGGTCACTTATAAGTCCTATTTATCACAAGCCAAAATGAAGGTATTGAAACCGGAGATTACCGAGCTCGGTGAAAAATATAAGGATAATGCCATGAAAAAACAGCAGGAAACCATGAAGCTGTACAACAAGGCAGGGGTGAGCCCCATGAGTGGTTGTGTGCCGGCCTTACTGCAGATGCCTATTTTCTATGCACTCTTTATGTTCTTCCCCACCTCTTTCGCTTTGCGTCAGAAATCGTTTTTATGGGCAGATGACTTGTCGTCCTACGATAGTATAGCACAGCTGCCTTTTGAAATTCCTTTCTACGGCGATCACGTAAGTCTGTTTCCGATATTGGCATCCATCGCGATTTTCTTTTACATGACGATGACTACTGGACAGAACATGCCCTCTCAGCCAGGAATGCCCAACATGAAGTTTATCATGTATCTAATGCCACTGATGATGCTGTTCTTTTTCAACAATTACGCGAGTGGTCTGAGTCTGTATTATTTCATCTCCAACCTGATTACGATCGGAATCATGTTGGTCATCAAGAAGTTTATTCTGGATGATGCTAAAATACACGCGCAAATTCAGGAAAATAAAAAGAAACCGAAGAAGGAAAACAAGTTCCAGAAAAAGATGCGCGAGATGATGGAGCAAGCCGAAGCGCAGAAAAAAGCGAAGTAA